One Actinoplanes missouriensis 431 DNA segment encodes these proteins:
- a CDS encoding Hsp20/alpha crystallin family protein, with amino-acid sequence MLLRTDPFRELDRMFEQFTGTSARPAVMHVDAERDGDTFYVYFDLPGVDPDSIDVTVERNVLQVQAQRQRRSRDGVEAVISERPMGVFNRQLFLADTLDTEKLEAVYDNGVLTLRIPISDRAKPRRIAIGGGTSGRKQIKG; translated from the coding sequence ATGCTTCTGCGTACCGACCCGTTCCGTGAGCTCGACCGGATGTTCGAGCAGTTCACCGGCACCAGCGCCCGGCCCGCGGTGATGCACGTCGACGCCGAACGCGACGGCGACACCTTCTACGTGTACTTCGATCTGCCCGGTGTCGACCCCGACTCGATCGACGTGACGGTCGAGCGCAACGTCCTGCAGGTCCAGGCGCAGCGACAGCGCCGCAGCCGGGACGGCGTCGAGGCGGTGATCAGCGAACGGCCGATGGGCGTGTTCAACCGCCAGCTGTTCCTGGCCGACACCCTCGACACCGAGAAACTGGAAGCCGTCTACGACAACGGCGTGCTGACCCTGCGCATCCCGATCTCCGACCGCGCCAAGCCCCGCCGCATCGCCATCGGCGGCGGCACCTCCGGCCGCAAACAGATCAAGGGCTGA